GATGCTCTGGTCGGATTCCAAGCTTTAGTGGGATATCAGGCCCCGTGGATGGGCCAATCTCTAAGCCCCCTATCTTAACCGTTCCGTTTTCACGCTGAGCATCAAAGATATTCATTGCAGGGCTACCAATAAACTGAGCCGCGAAAAGGGTTCCTGGTGTTTCATATACCTCCAATGGCGTCCCAATCTGCTCAGCGATGCCTCCGTTCATCACGATCATCCTGTCTGCCATCGTCATCGCTTCGACCTGATCGTGAGTCACGTAAAGCGATGTAATTCCAAGCTTTTCCTGAAGCTCGCGGATTTCTAAACGCATCTGAACACGCAGCTTTGCATCAAGATTTGAGAGTGGTTCATCAAACAGGAAAACCGCCGGCTCGCGAACAATTGCCCGCCCCATTGCCACCCTTTGGCGTTGACCGCCTGAAAGCTGCCGGGGTTTGCGGTCCAACAAAGCTTCCAGCTGCAACAGTTTGGCGGCCTCGGTCACCTTCTGGTCAATCTGGTTCTTTGGAAGCCCCGCGATTTTCAGCCCATACCCCATGTTCTGGCGCACCGACATAT
The Ruegeria sp. SCSIO 43209 genome window above contains:
- the ugpC gene encoding sn-glycerol-3-phosphate ABC transporter ATP-binding protein UgpC; translation: MATVNLENVKKSFGPTDVIHGIDIDIADGEFIVIVGPSGCGKSTLLRMVAGLETVTSGEIRIGEERANDKEPMDRDIAMVFQNYALYPHMSVRQNMGYGLKIAGLPKNQIDQKVTEAAKLLQLEALLDRKPRQLSGGQRQRVAMGRAIVREPAVFLFDEPLSNLDAKLRVQMRLEIRELQEKLGITSLYVTHDQVEAMTMADRMIVMNGGIAEQIGTPLEVYETPGTLFAAQFIGSPAMNIFDAQRENGTVKIGGLEIGPSTGPDIPLKLGIRPEHLFLDDNGPLEAAIQMAEPLGANTLLHGQLTDAGDAITISLPGVHPIEGRHPSMRFSVASEHMHLFDHSSGKRLEG